The sequence GGGTCGGCCTTGAGGGCCTGCCCGGGGTAGACCACGATCATTCCGTAGCCGCCCATCACGTAGGGCTGCACGCGTCCGGGCCACGGGTGGCGCAGGATCGCGCTGATCGAATTGATCACCGCATGCACCGACTGCCCGGGGTTGTGATCGAGTGATGCTTCGTAGCCGAGCCACGAATTCGGGTTGTAGGCGACCCGGAAAGTGAACAGCCTCCGGGCGCCCAGCTCGCCGAACGCCGGGCTCAGCGAGAGCCGGTTCTGATACGGGCGGACGCCGGGCTCGAGCTTGTAGGGGTTGCCGGCCAGCTCGGGCACCAGGTGCTCGAGGCGATCGGATTTCTTCGGCGGCGCGACCGGCGCGGCGGAATCGGCGGTCGAGTCCGGGCCTTCTCCCAGCCAGTCGGTGATCGAGTCTGCCGCCGCTGGTGCAGCGCCGGTCGAATCGAGCGCCACCTGCGCCGAAGCCATCGGGCATCCCGACGCCAGCATCAGGCCGGCGAGGACCAGCAGGGTCAGTGTGCCGGCGCCGGTCACTGGAAGGCTCCCGCCAGAATCCAGTGCAGGATGGTCTGGTAGCCGGGATCCGCGGTCGAGTTGAAGACCTTGAGCGGGTGCGGTACGCCTCCCGAATCCACGTTCAGCGGCCGGGTGAGAATCGGACTGGTGGTGGGCGTGTAGCCGGAGACCTGCATCACCACCTGGTCGAAGTCGAAGTGAGTGTCCTTGGCGCCCGGCGGCGACAGCTCGAGCGTTCCGCGAATGCCGCCTCCGTGACAGTCGCCGGTGGCGTCGCAGCCCTTGGCCATCAGGATCGGCTCGACCGAATCCGCGAACTGCGGATAGCTCAGCACGAACGCCTTGCCGCCCGAGGGCGGCGTCGGCGGCGCGGAGGGGCTGGTGCAGCCCTGCAGGGCGAGTGGCACCGCAAGCACCACCATCACCTGCGACGCCACGAGCTGTCGTGCGGTTCGGTTGCTTTGCACGGTGCCCATGCCTCCGAATCGTGCGGACTGCAAGCCGACCGAGTCCTGCGGACACCGAGCCCAGGCAGCGTGAGGCGATACCGCCTGAGCGGTGTCACGACTCGGGTTGCGCTCATTCCATGGAAATAGCCACGCCCCGTCCCGTGGGAGGGTTTGCCCTGGATCACGCAAGCGCTGCGCCAGAGGTTTGCGCGCGTTGGCGAACCTTCGTTCGCCGCTGAATCACTGGAGTTGTGTGATCGTCGTGCGAATTGCGTTTCGCGAGAGCGTCGCGCTCAGCTGCGGAAGAATGTACAAACGTTCCCGCGAGTCGTGCGTCGTGGAGAGCGACGCGCGCTCAGAAGTAGCGAACGACGAACAGCGATTCCGCCGCCGGCTCGAGCACGAATCGTTCGCGCAGCGAGCTTTCGACCCACACGGTGTCGACCGGTGTCCCGGGTTGAACCAGAATGGCCGCGAATTCCGGTCGCTGTCGGGCCTTTTGCATCGCGGCTCGCGGGCCCAGCACGAAGAGAGGGGTGTCCCACGCGTCGCAGGTGTAGGCGCTCTTCGAGACCAGCGTCACCGAGATCAGCCCTTCGGCCGGCCGGCCGCTCCGCGGATCCATGATGTGACCGTAGGTGGTGCCGTTGGCCGCGACGAACTGCTCGTACTTCCCCGAGGTCGAAATGCCTTCGCCGGACAGCGTGATGCGGCCGAAATAGGGCATGCGATCGCGCGGATCACGGATCCCGATCCGCCAGCCCGGAGCGCCCGGCGCATGCCCGATCGCGAACATGTTGCCGGTGAGATCCACCAGAGCGTTCTGGACTCCGCGAGCGCGTAGCGATTCGGCGGCCACGTCCACCGCGTAGCCCTTGGCGATGCCGCCGAGGTCGATCTTCAGCTCGGGCCGCTCGAACCGGATCATCCGTTTTCCCCGATCGAACCGGACGTGCTGCGCCCCGACCTTGGCGGCGGCAGCTCGCGCCTCGGCCTCGTCGGGGACGTGGGGCGTCCCGCCCAGGAAGCCCCACACCCGCATCAGAGGCTCGACGGTGATGTCGAAGGCCCCGTCGCTCTGCTTCCAGACATCGAGCGAGGTGCCGATCACCTCCGCGACCTGAGGATCGATCCGGGTGGGCCCGGAGCCCGCGACCCGGTTGATGCGCGCCACTTCGCTGGTGGTGGTCCAGTTGCTCATGAGGGAATCGACGCGAAAGAAGACGTCGAGCGCGTTCTCGGCGATCGGCGCGCTGGCCGCCGAGTCCGACGTCACCAGAATGACGTGGACGTACGTGCCCATGGTGTGCGCGGGCCAGGTCACCGAACGCTCGGGAGCGGCGGCCCCGAGGATCACGGGGAGGAACGGGAGCAGCGCCTTCCATGGCTTCATGCCGCGAATGATACTCTGGCCGGAGAATCCCGTGCACTTCGCGGCCCGACCTCACGACTTCGAACCCCTGGAGCAGTCATGGCAACGACTCGAGCGACCTCCGGTCCCTCCCCATCAGCAGGCGGCGTCGCGCGAAACGCCGCGCTCTCGATCGATCGCGAGCGGTTTCGCGAACTGGGCCACCACCTGATCGACGCGATCGCCGATCGCCTCGCCGCAATCCCCGCGGGCCGCGTAACGCCGGGAGAGACTCCGGGCGCGGTGCGCCAGGCGCTCGGAGTGGGTGGCGCGCTGCCGGAGCGTGGCGCCGACCCTCGCGCACTGCTCGATCGCGCCACGGCGCTGCTGTTCGATCACTCGCTGTTCAATGGCCATCCGCGCTTCTTCGGCTACATCACCTCGTCACCCGCGCCGATCGGGATGCTCGGCGACCTGCTGAGTGCGGCGGTCAATCCCAACGTCGGGGCCTGGGCGCTCGCGCCGGCCGCCACCGAGATCGAGGCCGAAACCGTGCGCTGGGTCGCCGAGTTGATCGGCTACCCGGCCGACTGCGGCGGCCTGATGGTGAGCGGAGGCAACATGGCCAACTTCATCGGCTTCTTCGCCGCGCGGGCGGCCGGCGCTGACTGGAGCGTGCGCGAGAAAGGAATCGCCGGGGGGGAAGGACGCAAACTGCGGGCCTACGTCTCGGCCGAAACCCATACCTGGATCCAGAAGGCGGCGGATCTCTCAGGCATCGGCACCGACGCGATCCGATGGATTCCCTGCGACGCCGAGCAGCGGATGGACATGGCGAGCCTGCGCAGCCAGATCGACGAAGACCGCGCGCGTGGCGATCGCCCGTTCCTGGTGGTGGGAACCGCGGGCTCGGTGAGCACCGGCGCGGTGGATCCGCTGCCAGAGATCGCGAGCCTCTGCCGCGAGCAGAAGTTGTGGTTCCACGTCGACGGCGCCTACGGCGGATTCGCCGCTCGCGTGCCGGGCGTCCCGAGTGCGCTGCGAGCCCTGTCCGAGGCGGACTCGGTGGCGGTCGACCCGCACAAGTGGCTCTACGCTCCGCTCGAAGCCGGCTGCGCGCTGGTGCGCGATCCCGAGCATCTGATCCGAGCCTTCTCCTACCACCCGCCCTATTACCACCTGGAGGAGAAGGTGGTGAACTTCGTGGACTTCGGCCCCCAGAATTCACGCGGCTTCAGGGCGCTCAAGGTCTGGTTGGCGCTCCAGCAGGTCGGAGCGGCTGGCCATCGCGAGTTGATCGCGGAGGACATCGAGCTCTCGCGGGCGATGGCCGAGAGAATCGAGCGCCACCCCGAGCTCGAGCGCGTGACTCAGGCGCTCAGCATCGTGACCTTCCGTTTCGTTCCCGGCGACTTGAGGGCGCGAGTCGGTGAGGCCGACGTCGAGGCGTACCTGAACGACCTGAATCGCGAGCTGCTCGACCGCAGCCAGCGGGCGGGGGAGGTGTTCGTTTCCAACGCCGTGATCGGTGATCGGTACGTGCTGCGCGCGTGCATCGTCAACTTCCATACCGCGCGCGCCGACGTCGAGGCGACCCCCGACATTCTCGCCCGGATGGGCCGGCAGCTCGATGCCGCGAAGCGGCCGGCAGGCCTGCGCGCCGCACGCTCCTGAGCCTGTCTCAGCGCGGGTCGCGGGGCAGGGAGAGCCCGAGCGCCCTCATCTTCTTGTACAGGTGGCTGCGCTCGAGCCCCAACCGTTCGGCGGCCCGGGTCACGTTTCCCTCGTCGAGCCGCAGCGCCGCTTCGATGCGCTCGCGCTCGAAGGCCTTGAGCGCGTCGGCGAGCCTCCCTTCCTCGCGCGGAGTGGCTTCCGCCGGTGGCAGCACGGCGGTGACCGCCGCCGCGGTCACGGCGGCGCCGGGATTCATGATCAGCAGGCGCTCGATCAGATTGCGCAGCTCCCGCACGTTGCCCGGAAACGGGTAGCGTTTGAGCCGCTCGAGCGCTTCGGGCTCGAACGCGCGCCGCCGCCCGCCGGTCTCGCGAGCCAGCTCCGCCGCGAAGTGTTCGACCAGCAGCGGGATGTCGGAAGCGCGCTCGCGCAGCGGCGGCACTTCGATGGGAATCACGTTGAGCCGGAAATAGAGATCCTCCCGGAAGCGCTGCTCGCGAATGGCGGCGCCGAGATCGCGATTGGTGGCGGCGATGACGCGGACGTCCACGCGTACCGGCCGGCTCCCGCCCACGCGCGACAGCTCGTTCTCCTGCAGCACGCGCAAGAGCTTGGTCTGGGCGGCAGGGCTCAGTTCGCCGATCTCATCCAGGAACAGGGTTCCGAGGTGTGCCTCCTCGAACCGCCCGCGACGCGCTTCGGTGGCGCCGGTGAAGGCGCCGCGCTCGTGACCGAACAGCTCGGACTCGAGCAGGGCTTCGGGAATGGCCGCGCAATTGACCGCCACGAAGGGCTGGTCGCGGCGCGGACTCGAGGCGTGGAGCGCCCGGGCCACTAGCTCCTTTCCGGTGCCGTGCTCGCCGTGGATCAGCACGCGCGAGCCCGACGGCCCGGCCAGCTCGATCTCGCGCAGCAGGCGTTGGATGGCTGGAGAGCGCCCCACCATCGCGTGCGGCCAGCTGCGCTGGAGCCGCCGATTCTCGGCGGCCAGTGTGGCCGCGGCCGTGGCGTTCCGCATCAGCACCAGCAGGCGCTCGAGCGCGATCGGTTTCTCGAGGAAGTCCCAGGCCCCGAGCCGTGTCGCCCGCACCGCGGTATCGATGGTGGCGTGCCCGGACATCATCACCACCACCGTCTCCGGGGCGCCCGAACGAATCTCGGGGAGGAGATCGAGCCCTTCGCCGTCGCGGAAGCGGACGTCGAGGAGCACGAAGTCGAAGGCTTCGCGCAGGCGGCGCCGCGCCTCGGCGATCGAATCGGCGGTGTCGACCTGGTAGCCCTCGCGCTCGAGCGCGCTGCGGAGGCTGCTGAGGATGTTGGGTTCGTCGTCGGCGATCAGGACCGTTCGCATGGTCAGGCTCCGCGTTGGAGCGGCAGTCGGAGGTGGAAGGAGGTTCCTCGTCCGGGTTCGGATTCGACCCGAATCGCTCCGCCGTGATCGCTGGCGATCCGCTCCACGATCGTGAGGCCGAGGCCGCTTCCCCCGGGCTTGGTGGTGAACTCGGGTACGAACAGGCGGCGCTTCTGCGACTCGTCGAGCCCGGGACCGTCGTCCGCGACCACCCATTCGATCGCCCCGCGATCCGCATCAGCCGCGACCCGGACATGCCCCGAAGGCTCGGTCGCTTCGAGGCCGTTCTTCACCAGATTGACGAGCGCCTGCCGGATCTGGCCGCGATCGGCCCGCCACGGCGGATCGTCCGCCGGCGCCGAGATCGCGAGCCGTCCGGCCGCGATCTCATGACCGTAGAGGGCGCCGAGGTCCTCGCACAGCGCGCGCGCGCTGCACGCCGCCGGGGTCGGAGGGGGCAGGGAGCCGAGCGCGCTGAACTCGTTCAGGAGCCGCTTCAGGTGCAGGACCTCGTCATCGATGGTGCGAACCGCGCCGTTCAGGATCTCGGCGAAGTCCGGGCGGTGGAGTTCGTAGCTGCGTTTGAGATCGGCGACCGAAACCGCGATCGGGGTGAGCGGATTCTTGATCTCGTGAGCGACGGCGCGAGCCATCTGGCTCCAGGCGGCCTGTCGCTCGCTCGCCTGGAGACGCGCGCGGGATTCGGCCAGATCGCCCCGCATGCGATCGAGCGCGCGCACCAGCGTTTCGAGCTCGCGAATCGGCTCCGGCTCCAGCGGAGGATCCGACTCCCCGCGCGCCATGCGCGTGGCGAAGTTCGCCAGCCGTTCCACCGGACGCGACAGTTGCCACGACCACACCGCGCCCAGCAGCGCGGCGAGCGCCACGCTCAGCAGCCCGAGTACGGCACAGGTCGCCTGGAGCGCGCCGATGGTGCGGTCGGCCGATGCCGTGGAGAGCAGCGCGGTGATCCGCGCGCGCGCGCCTTCCCCCAGATCCAGCTGCTGGTCGCGCGCCTCGAACCACCCGTCCGTGAGCCGCACCCGCGCCGGCCGCTCGGTGGATTGCGGAGCGACACTCTCGCGGCCGCCGAGCGTCGAAGCGATCGCTCGTCCGGTCGTGTCGCGGAGCACCAGCTCGACCCCGCTCGTCTGCCGGAGGCCCTCGAGGTAGGCCTGATTGAGGGTGACGCCTCCGCGGACCTGACCGACCGGTCGGCCGAGGTAGAGCACCGGGGCGCGGGCCCCGATCGAGAGCGCCGGCTCGTTCGGGCCCGAGGTCGCGGCGGTGTCGATGACGGCGAGGAAATCGAGTCCGAGCAGGAAACGCTGGGTGGCGAGGAAATCGAGCAGATCACGATCGCCGCCGCCGGGCACCAGATAGAGTCGTTTGAGCGTGGGATCGCGGCCGAGAAGCTCGAGTTTCCGTTCGATCTGGTCGCGATCCGATCGCAGCCGGATGCGCAACACGCCCAGCGTCGCTTCCAGCCGCGCGCTCGCTTCGGCCCGCACCGTGGCGCGAATCCGGCTCGCCAGCAGCACCATCACGATCGCGAGCGGCACCAGCGCGGCCAGCGCGAACGCCAGCGTCCATCTCGCGCGCAGCGAGTTCACGGCTTCGTTCCCGGGAGTGGGCAGTCGAGCGGCTCGACCAGCTGGTCGAGCCCGATCGCGCCGAGGCGCGCGCGCATGGCGGCCGGCGCGACCACCGGGCAATGAATGCCGAAGAGCGGAACGGTGACGAGTCCGGCGGTCAGCGAATCGGCGCTCACGGCGCCGGTCCGCGCGAGCTGCCAGCGTGGCGCCGGCCCGGCGGAACTCGTTCCAGCGCCGCGATTCCACCAGGCCTCGATTCGCGAGGCCGCCGGCCACGACGGATCTACGATGACCCTGGGCCTCGACCCCGAGCGGGGCGCGGAGCCGCCGGCGATTCCGCTGCCTTCCAGCTCGAGATCGCCGCGGAACAATTCCCGATCCAGCGCGGCGAGATCGGCCGCCGGGAGCTGCGCCGGACCGGTCGCGGAATCGCGGCCCGTGACGCTCGCCGCCACGACTCCCTCGAGTGATCCGCGCTCGCCGGTCCACCAGCGCGGATCCACGCGCAGCCGGGAAGACAGCTCGCCGGGCCAGAAGATTCCGGCGTCGATCTCGTTGCGTTGGAGCGCGATCTCCTCGTCGCCGGCTTCGTCGAACGGCCGAATGACGAGGGTCTCGGGCCAGGCCGCGGCGCCCCGCGCTCCGTCGGAGCGGACCAGCAGCGAAGAATCCCGCGACTCCCGCTCGGTGAAGTAGCCCGGCTGGCGCGGAATCCACGGCGGGCTGCCGGCACACGCGAAGAAGGCGCAGGGACGCGAACGCGAAGGCACGCCGAGACGAAGAAGGGGGAAGGCGAGGCCCTCCGCTCGATCCGCCCGAACGCGAATCTGCTTCCACTGCTTCTCCGCACCAGCGGACCCGCTTTCCAGCCGCGCCATGGCGAGCCCGCCGGGATCGATTCGCTCGACCACCCCGGTCGCCACCGCCTTCCCGTGGCGCTCGAGCGTGACGCGATCCCCGCGCTCCAGCGCGCTCGAATCGGCCACCGCGAAATACGCCACCCGATCCCCCACCCACACCAGTCTCGCGTCGACCGGCCGAGTCTCGGCCCGAGCCCGCAGCGCCGGCAACAGCAGCGCGACGGCGAAAGCGGCGGCGGTCGCGCGCAAGAAACCGAGGTCGCGGCGGAGGAGTGTGCAGGCGTGCTTGGACGCTCCCTTGTCCGTGGACAACGATGATCCCTCACTGTGTCGATTCATCCACGCTCGCGGGAAGGCCCGAATCCGCGAGTGGAACACGGGTTCCAGCCTGGGATCAGGATTCGCGCGTGTCAAGGCTGACACGATTTCCTCGAGTGACTTGAGTGCTTCGGGATGCAACTCGTTGAGATGCAAGACGCTCGCGCTTCGGTACGTGACTTGATGAGGAGCCTCCTCCGAAGCCGGGCAGGTGCCCGGCCTCCACCGGCGGCGCGAGCAGCCGCCGGCCGACCCGCGGCGGGTGCCGGTCCTCCTGCGGTTCGGAGCAGAACGACCCGGCTAGGAGATCCATCATGAAGCGCAGTTCCCGTGTCATCCTCGCCCTGGCCATGCCCGCCGCGGCTGCCCTGGCGCTCGCGGGTTGCGGCAACCAGAACGACCACTCGGTTTCGACAAGCTCGAGTCAGGGCTCGGTCGCCGAGGCCTCCGAAGCGGTCCCGGCCAGCAACGTTCCGCCCGCCTCGACCTCGCCGCAGATGGCGGGCGGCGGGACCACTCCGGCGCGGAACGACAGCCTCTCGCACCCGGCTTCCGAGGGCATGCCGCCCGACATCGTGGCGGCGGCGACCGATAGCGCGGTTGCCCCGGGCGAAGCGGTCGAGATCGGCGTCGAGGGAACTCCCGACGTGACCGAGGTCACTCTGTCGGATGGCCTCCACACGCCGCAGGCACTCTACTTCGACAGCGAGGTCAAGACCTGGCGCGCGGTCTACCGGGTGCCGCTGCGCCCGAGCTCAGATCGAGTGGCGCTCGCCATCACCGCCCGCAACGACGTCAACCGCTGGCGGCGCGTGTGGGTGTTCATCAAGGTGCGGGGAGAGGCGCAGCGGGAATCGACCTCGGGCGTGGACAGCAGCAAGTAGCCCGAAGGTTGTGTGACGGAGAGTGTTGATGGCCGGGATCGTGCACAGCGATCCCGGCCATGCACGGCGATCGGCGCGGTTCCCGGCAGGCGCGTCAGCTCTTCTTGTGGCCCGAGCCCTTCTTCGAGGCCACGCGGTGATCGTCGCTCTCGATCAACGCCCGGAAGCGGGCATCGGAGCGCAGCGGGTCGAGATCCTTGTCGTTGCGAGCGGTCGAGGACACGTCGTAGCCCAGCTCCGCCGCCCGATTCAACCACGCGAACGCCGTGTCGGATTCCCCGAGCTGCGCCGAAGCGCAGGCCACGTTGTAGCAGGTCGGCCCGACGCGGTAGCCGTGATCCAGTGCCCGCAGGAACGAGGCGCGACTCGCGCGGGGATCACGCGCGCGAAGCTGAGCGAAGCCGAGATTGAACCAGGCGCGACCGAATCCGGGATGCTTCTCGGCTATCCGCTGGTAGTGAGGAAGGGCTTCCCGCCAGGAGTCGACATTCTCCCAGTCACCGTAGCCTTCGCCGTGGAGGTTCAGATCCTCGGCGATCTGAACGAGCTGGTCGAAGCGCGGCGAATCGTGAAGCGAGACCAAGTCGGCGTCCTCGGGGATGTGGCCCGGATCGTCGTAGCCGCCAGCGAGCGCGCACTCGAGAGCGTCGAGCGCCTGGGCGGTCCGTCCTCCCAGCGCCAGTGCGCAGGCCTGGTTGTAGTGAGCCGAGGCCGAGGAGTCGACCGCGAACTGCCGGGCGAACGCATCGGCCGCGAGGCGGCTGTCACCCGAACGCATCAGCGATATTCCCACCGACTTCCAGGCGACGGCGTCGGTCGAATTCTCCGCCTTGAGCGACGAATACTCGGAACTCGCATCGTTCAGCTTCTCGAGATTCCTGTCGGTTCCAGCCTGACCTTTCAGGATCAGTTGAAAGCGACGATCGGAGCGGATCGAATTGAGATCCGAATCGGTCTGCAGCATGTCGGTCTGATCGAAGCCGGCCTCGAGCGCCGACACCAGATCCCCGAGCGCCCGATTCTTCTGGCCGTCGAGGGCGAAGCTGCACGCCGCGTTGTAGTATGCGCTGCCGGTGCGAATGCCGGCCGCGGCGGCGCGCTCGTACACCTCGCCGGCGTCGCCGTACCGCTCCTGTTCGTACAATTTCTTCGCCCGCCCGTAAAGATCCTCATCCTTGAGCGGTTGCTGAGCCGGGGGCAGCCCATTGGCCAGCGACCGATCCGCGGGATCGGGGGCCGGGACGCCGGTCTCGAGCGTGCGGGTGACCTCGCCGAGGGCGATCGAACTGGAGGTGTGCGTCTCGACGGCGGTCGAAGTGCGGGGCGCCGCCGAATTCGTCGCGACGCGCCAGGGGCGCGCCGGCGACGCCACCACTCGCGCCGCCGCCAGCGGCAGGGTGAGGAGCAGGGCCGCGATCCCGGCGCCGGCCACCGCGCGACCCGACAGGCGCCCGCGAGCTCGATCGTTGCGAAGAATCGCCAGCAGCCGCGACTCGAAGCTCGAGGGCCGCGCGAAGGCGAGGGTGAGACCCATGAAGCCGGCGCCGCGGGCACGGCCCGCGATCTCGAGCAGATGACGCGCATATTCCGAAGCTCGCACTCCGCGCGACAGCACCACGTCATCGCAGGCTCGCTCGCAATCCCGTTGCGCCGAACGCGCCAGCAGGATCACCAGCGGGTGGAACCAGAAGAGCGCTTCGGCCGAGCGCACGATCAGCATCGCGATCGAGTCACATCGCTGGACGTGCGCCAGCTCGTGAAGGAAGACGGCGCGCAGCCGCTGGCGATCCCATTCCGGCGCGCCGATCGGAAGCAGCAATCGGCCGGCGACGATTCCGGTCACGGCCGGTACCCGGACCCGCGCGCTGGCTCTCACGCCCACGGAACTGCGAAGCCCCAGTTCCTGCCGGGCGCGCTCGAACTCCTCGATCACGTGAGGATGCTCGATCGACTGCGCACGCGCGTAGACCCACTGGGCGAACGCGAGCAGCGCCCCGATTCTCGCCAACAGCAGGAACGCCACCAGCGCGACCAGAGCCGCGACGGCCGAGGCCCACGACGTCGCGGTCCACGCCGCTCCCGCCGGCATTTCGCGGACGTGAGCGAGCGAGGAGGAAGAGGCCGCGCCAAGTCGCCTCGCCGGCGTATCCTGCGCGAAGCTGCCCGAATGGGGACGCGTAGGCGAGGCAGCTCCCGCGCGGGTCGGAGTGGCGGGCCCTGCCGAGGGCGGCGCGCCAACCGGCGCCGGCAGCAGGGGCAGGCGCCAGGCGGGCAGGAGGGGAGTGGAGAGCGGGATGAGCAGCGCCGCCGCGAGCGACGTGACCGCGATCAGGTGACGGAGCGAAGCCGAGGCCCGAGGCATCAGCGCGAGAAGCGACTGCCCAACAGCCACGACTACGGTCACGCGAAGGGCGACCCCCACCATCCAGCGCCAATCGATCGTGGCGGTGAGCCACTGCACGAGAATCCGGATCGCGTCCATCAGCGGCCCTCCTTGCGCGCCCGCTCGATCAGGTTCGAGATGCGCTCGACATCGGTCTCCGACAATTGCAGATCCGGCCGGTCGAGCAGGGTCAGCACCGCGCCCGATACCGAGCCCTCGAAGAAGGTCGTGAGCAGGTGCTCGAGCGCCCCTTCGCGAGCCTTGTCACGCGCCAGACGCGGGCGATAGACATACCGCTTCCCGTCGTGCTCGTGCTTCAGCACGCCCTTCTGCTCGAGGATGCGGAGCGTGGCGCGCACCGCCGAATAACCGGGCGGGTCGGCCATCAACGCCCGGACTTCCGAGGCGGTGGCGGCGCTCGACCGGTAGACGATGTCGAGAATCTCCCGTTCGCGGCGACTCAGCGTGGACAGACGCTTCATGGGCCCCCCCTGCGGCTGCGGCCAACTGCTAAATTTCTAGCATGTCAATGGGGCCGGGACAAGAGCGATCTCACCGGCGCGGGGGATCGCCGGGACCAGCGCGGCGGCAAGCTTGACGCCGCGGGGTTCGATTCCTAGCTTTGAACTCGTGATTCAGCCACGTACTGGCTCGCCGATCGTGGGGCTCGCAGGGGCGATCGCGCTCGCGGCGCTCGCCGCAGGCTGCGCCTCGCAGACCATCAGCGGCGAGTGGAAGGACACTTCCTTCCGGGGCTCCGTCGACTCGGTTTTCGTGGTTGCGATCCGCAGGGAGGAGATCCACCGGCGTCTGTGGGAGGACGCGTTCGTAGCCGAGCTCACGGCGCGAGGCGTGACCGCCGTACAGTCCTATCGCTTGTTCCCGGACGGCGCCCCCGACACGCAGCAGGTCATCACCGCGGTCCGCGAGCGGCATTTCGGCGGTGTGCTGGTCTCGAGCCGTCTGCCCAACTCGACCAGCTCCACCTACGTTCCGGGACACACCGAAACCCGGCCGGTCACGACCCCCGACGTGTTCTCGAACTCCTATTCCACGCGTTGGACCGACGTGAAGGTTCCTGCCTCCATCGAGACCACCAACATCCGACACTACGAGACCGACCTGTGGAAGACCGGCGCGGGAGCGCACATGATCTGGACCGGCGTCTGCGATTGTCCGGACAGCGTCGATCCCAACGAGATCGGCGAGGACGTCAGCCTGGTGATCGTCCCGCAGATGGAGCGCGCCGGCGTCGTGCCGGGGCGTCGGAAGAAGTAACGGCGACGCAACGAGATTCGAGATCGGGCGCGCCCTGGCTGGGCGCGCACAGTTCATTGTGCTAGCGTCCCGCCCACTCGGCATCCTGTTCTCGAAATGTCGATCATGAACCAGGAGGGGGAGCACTCATGAAACGGATTCTGCTGAGCTGCGCCATGTTGCTCGGAATCGCGGTCGCCGCGAACGCGGCCGACGTGAAGACCACGACCGGGGCGAACGGCAAGCCTCGCTTCGAGGCGAGCGACAAGATCACCGCCGAGTCCACCGTGCTCTCGGTCAACAAGACCAAGCGCACCCTGAAGATCGTGAATGCCGACGGCGACACGGTCGTGGTGGAGTGCGGACCCGAGGTCAAGAACTTCGCTCAGATCAAGGCCAAGGACAAGGTCACCGTCACGTACACCGAGAAGCTGGTGGTCGAGGTGGCGGGCGGGCCGGGCTCGCCGGCGGCGGGCACCGAGGCGACGTCCACGAGCGCCAAGCCCGGAGAGAAGCCGAAGGGCTCGATGACCCAGAAGACGCACTACAAGGCGACGATCACGGCCATCGACAAGGCCGCCGGTACGGTGGCGTTGAAGGGCGTGGACGGCCATGAGATCACG is a genomic window of Candidatus Sulfotelmatobacter sp. containing:
- a CDS encoding outer membrane beta-barrel protein, which translates into the protein MTGAGTLTLLVLAGLMLASGCPMASAQVALDSTGAAPAAADSITDWLGEGPDSTADSAAPVAPPKKSDRLEHLVPELAGNPYKLEPGVRPYQNRLSLSPAFGELGARRLFTFRVAYNPNSWLGYEASLDHNPGQSVHAVINSISAILRHPWPGRVQPYVMGGYGMIVVYPGQALKADPVTKNALSYGAGTELFVRSDLAVRGEVKGATVMGRQTNGVGTAAYDYLQWTIGLSFYRSIKP
- a CDS encoding aminotransferase class V-fold PLP-dependent enzyme, yielding MATTRATSGPSPSAGGVARNAALSIDRERFRELGHHLIDAIADRLAAIPAGRVTPGETPGAVRQALGVGGALPERGADPRALLDRATALLFDHSLFNGHPRFFGYITSSPAPIGMLGDLLSAAVNPNVGAWALAPAATEIEAETVRWVAELIGYPADCGGLMVSGGNMANFIGFFAARAAGADWSVREKGIAGGEGRKLRAYVSAETHTWIQKAADLSGIGTDAIRWIPCDAEQRMDMASLRSQIDEDRARGDRPFLVVGTAGSVSTGAVDPLPEIASLCREQKLWFHVDGAYGGFAARVPGVPSALRALSEADSVAVDPHKWLYAPLEAGCALVRDPEHLIRAFSYHPPYYHLEEKVVNFVDFGPQNSRGFRALKVWLALQQVGAAGHRELIAEDIELSRAMAERIERHPELERVTQALSIVTFRFVPGDLRARVGEADVEAYLNDLNRELLDRSQRAGEVFVSNAVIGDRYVLRACIVNFHTARADVEATPDILARMGRQLDAAKRPAGLRAARS
- a CDS encoding sigma-54 dependent transcriptional regulator, which encodes MRTVLIADDEPNILSSLRSALEREGYQVDTADSIAEARRRLREAFDFVLLDVRFRDGEGLDLLPEIRSGAPETVVVMMSGHATIDTAVRATRLGAWDFLEKPIALERLLVLMRNATAAATLAAENRRLQRSWPHAMVGRSPAIQRLLREIELAGPSGSRVLIHGEHGTGKELVARALHASSPRRDQPFVAVNCAAIPEALLESELFGHERGAFTGATEARRGRFEEAHLGTLFLDEIGELSPAAQTKLLRVLQENELSRVGGSRPVRVDVRVIAATNRDLGAAIREQRFREDLYFRLNVIPIEVPPLRERASDIPLLVEHFAAELARETGGRRRAFEPEALERLKRYPFPGNVRELRNLIERLLIMNPGAAVTAAAVTAVLPPAEATPREEGRLADALKAFERERIEAALRLDEGNVTRAAERLGLERSHLYKKMRALGLSLPRDPR
- a CDS encoding ATP-binding protein, with the protein product MNSLRARWTLAFALAALVPLAIVMVLLASRIRATVRAEASARLEATLGVLRIRLRSDRDQIERKLELLGRDPTLKRLYLVPGGGDRDLLDFLATQRFLLGLDFLAVIDTAATSGPNEPALSIGARAPVLYLGRPVGQVRGGVTLNQAYLEGLRQTSGVELVLRDTTGRAIASTLGGRESVAPQSTERPARVRLTDGWFEARDQQLDLGEGARARITALLSTASADRTIGALQATCAVLGLLSVALAALLGAVWSWQLSRPVERLANFATRMARGESDPPLEPEPIRELETLVRALDRMRGDLAESRARLQASERQAAWSQMARAVAHEIKNPLTPIAVSVADLKRSYELHRPDFAEILNGAVRTIDDEVLHLKRLLNEFSALGSLPPPTPAACSARALCEDLGALYGHEIAAGRLAISAPADDPPWRADRGQIRQALVNLVKNGLEATEPSGHVRVAADADRGAIEWVVADDGPGLDESQKRRLFVPEFTTKPGGSGLGLTIVERIASDHGGAIRVESEPGRGTSFHLRLPLQRGA
- a CDS encoding FAD:protein FMN transferase, producing MKPWKALLPFLPVILGAAAPERSVTWPAHTMGTYVHVILVTSDSAASAPIAENALDVFFRVDSLMSNWTTTSEVARINRVAGSGPTRIDPQVAEVIGTSLDVWKQSDGAFDITVEPLMRVWGFLGGTPHVPDEAEARAAAAKVGAQHVRFDRGKRMIRFERPELKIDLGGIAKGYAVDVAAESLRARGVQNALVDLTGNMFAIGHAPGAPGWRIGIRDPRDRMPYFGRITLSGEGISTSGKYEQFVAANGTTYGHIMDPRSGRPAEGLISVTLVSKSAYTCDAWDTPLFVLGPRAAMQKARQRPEFAAILVQPGTPVDTVWVESSLRERFVLEPAAESLFVVRYF